A genomic window from Camelina sativa cultivar DH55 chromosome 2, Cs, whole genome shotgun sequence includes:
- the LOC104715355 gene encoding protein SYM1-like isoform X2, producing the protein MAALCCCPTTIVAVSGKLPSQIRIADQLPRLSPFKNQRRLITSKRRSLVVVGSIIEDREAIQVKSVNFEPQEERKEDEEEEKGEDRDNDRLMSRGINAAIVLAAGTVAVTKLLSIDHDYWQGWTLYEILRYAPEHNWVAYEQILKTNPVLAKMAISGIVYSLGDWIAQCYEGKPLFEFDRSRVVRSGLVGFTLHGSLSHYYYQFCEALFPFQEWWVVPAKIAFDQTVWSAIWNSIYFTVLGLLRFQSPADIFSEIKPTFWPMITAGWKLWPLAHLVTYGVVPVDQRLLWVDCIELIWVTILSTYSNEKAEAPALEKTNSNSSEE; encoded by the exons ATGGCAGCTCTCTGTTGTTGTCCTACCACCATCGTCGCTGTCTCCGGGAAGCTTCCTTCACAAATTAGAATCGCCGACCAATTACCTAGACTCAGCCCTTTTAAGAATCAGAGACGATTGATTACATCAAAGAGGAGGAGTTTGGTCGTTGTTGGCTCCATCATTGAAGACAGAGAAGCAATCCAAGTGAAAAGTGTTAATTTCGAGCCACAAGAAGAacgaaaagaagatgaagaagaagaaaaaggagaagatagAGATAACGATCGGTTGATGAGTCGAGGAATCAACGCAGCCATAGTTCTCGCCGCCGGTACTGTTGCGGTTACGAAGCTTTTATCCATCGATCATGACTATTGGCAA GGTTGGACTCTGTACGAGATACTTAGGTATGCACCTGAACACAATTGGGTTGCATAtgaacaaattctcaaaacaaaTCCAGTTTTGGCGAAAATGGCCATCAGTGGAATTGTGTATTCTCTTGGAGATTGGATTGCACAA TGCTATGAAGGAAAACCACTATTTGAGTTTGATCGATCTCGTGTAGTTAGATCAGGTCTTGTTGGATTCACTCTCCATGGTTCACTCTCTCATTATTACTACCAATTCTGTGAG gctctctttccttttcaaGAATGGTGGGTAGTCCCTGCAAAAATCGCCTTTGATCAAACCGTGTGGTCTGCGATTTGGAATAGTATCTACTTTACAGTTTTAGGGCTCTTGCGTTTCCAATCTCCAGCTGACATTTTCAGCGAAATCAAGCCTACATTTTGGCCAATGATCACT GCAGGCTGGAAACTCTGGCCATTGGCTCACTTGGTTACATACGGTGTAGTTCCTGTAGACCAAAGGCTTCTTTGGGTGGATTGTATTGAACTCATATGGGTCACTATATTGTCTAC TTATTCAAATGAAAAGGCAGAGGCGCCAGCATTAGAGAAAACAAACTCTAACTCAAGCGAG GAGTAG
- the LOC104715337 gene encoding probable protein phosphatase 2C 52, giving the protein MGGCVSTSSKSTCSSWSNGEKPVRRPYLGIGCCVSKRAKRTFSDHIVSLQNLTSIPNRITSSSKSRSSCIFTQQGRKGINQDAMIVWEDFMSEDVTFCGVFDGHGPYGHLVARNVRDTLPVKLQSFFHRLQSKQNGSKGTRFRRSSSKSAVQEAVKEGSDEDKLKGLWGEAFMKSFKAMDKELRSHPNLDCFCSGSTGVTILKQGSNLFMGNIGDSRAILGSKDSNDSMVATQLTVDLKPDLPREAERIKRCKGRVFALEDEPEVPRVWLPYDDAPGLAMARAFGDFCLKDYGVISIPEFTHRVLTDKDQFVVLASDGVWDVLSNEEVVDIVASATSRASAARILVNSAAREWKLKYPTSKMDDCAVVCLFLDGKMDSESDYDEQGFSSATNAVESDDGQRSEPCLQRNFTVRSSSDQENETNGNVNTETDAEDEKTVGDQNWLGLEGVTRVNSLVQLPRFSEEKSKT; this is encoded by the exons ATGGGTGGTTGTGTATCGACTAGTAGTAAGAGTACGTGCAGCAGCTGGAGCAATGGGGAGAAGCCTGTGCGTCGACCATACCTTGGGATTGGTTGTTGTGTGAGCAAAAGGGCGAAGAGAACCTTTTCAGACCACATCGTCTCGCTGCAGAACTTGACTTCTATACCAAATCGGATCACCAGCAGCAGCAAGAGCAGGAGTTCTTGCATTTTCACTCAACAAGGACGCAAGGGTATTAATCAGGACGCCATGATTGTGTGGGAA GATTTTATGTCTGAAGATGTGACCTTTTGTGGTGTATTTGATGGTCATGGTCCTTATGGTCATCTTGTTGCTAGAAATGTGAGAGACACATTGCCTGTGAAGTTGCAGTCTTTCTTCCATAGGCTTCAGTCGAAGCAAAACGGTTCTAAAGGAACTCGATTCAGAAGAAGTTCAAGCAAATCGGCTGTCCAAGAAGCTGTTAAAGAAGGATCTGATGAAGATAAACTAAAAGGCCTGTGGGGTGAAGCTTTCATGAAATCATTTAAAGCCATGGATAAGGAACTGCGGTCTCATCCTAATCTGGACTGTTTCTGCAGTGGCAGCACTGGTGTAACAATTCTTAAACAG GGGTCTAATCTCTTCATGGGAAACATTGGGGATTCTCGAGCCATCCTTGGATCGAAAGATAGTAATGATTCTATGGTGGCAACTCAACTCACAGTTGATCTGAAGCCGGATCTACCGA GGGAAGCTGAGAGGATCAAACGATGTAAAGGTCGAGTATTTGCGCTTGAAGATGAGCCAGAGGTGCCGCGAGTCTGGCTACCTTATGATGATGCACCTGGATTGGCCATGGCTAGGGCGTTTGGTGACTTCTGTCTAAAAGATTATGGAGTCATTTCAATACCTGAGTTCACTCACCGTGTTCTTACAGACAAAGATCAATTTGTTGTTCTTGCCTCAGACGGA GTATGGGATGTGTTAAGCAACGAAGAAGTTGTTGACATTGTAGCTTCAGCTACAAGCCGGGCATCAGCTGCTAGGATCTTGGTGAACTCAGCTGCGCGTGAATGGAAACTAAAGTATCCGACTTCCAAAATGGATGACTGTGCAGTGGTGTGTTTGTTTCTGGATGGTAAAATGGATTCTGAGTCGGATTATGATGAACAGGGCTTCTCTTCAGCCACGAATGCAGTAGAATCAGATGATGGTCAAAGATCAGAACCATGTCTCCAAAGAAACTTCACAGTTAGATCATCATCAGATCAAGAAAATGAGACAAACGGTAATGTTAATACAGAGACTGATGCAGAGGATGAGAAGACGGTAGGTGATCAAAACTGGTTGGGTCTAGAAGGTGTCACACGCGTAAACTCACTTGTCCAGCTTCCCAGATTCTCTGAAGAGAAGTCGAAGACttga
- the LOC104715330 gene encoding jasmonic acid-amido synthetase JAR1: protein METVEAGHDDVIGWFEHVSENACKVQSETLRRILELNSGVEYLTKWLGTVDIEKMDDYTLETHFTSLVPIVSHADLDPYIQRIADGETSPLLTQEPITVLSLSSGTTEGRQKYVPFTRHSAQTTLQIFRLSAAYRSRFYPIREGGRILEFIYAGKEFKTQGGLTVGTATAHYYASEEFKTKQETTKSFTCSPQEVISGGDFGQCTYCHLLLGLHYSSQVEFVASAFSYTIVQAFSFFEEIWREICADIKEGNLSSRITLPKMRKTVLALIRPNPSLASHIEEICMELESNLGWFGLIPKLWPNAKFISSIMTGSMLPYLKKLRHYAGSLPLVSADYGSTESWIGVNVDPHLPPEDVTFAVIPTFSYFEFIPLYRRQNESDIGSDGDFVEEKPVPLSQVKLGQEYELVLTTFTGLYRYRLGDVVEVTGFHKGTPKLSFIYRRKLILTINIDKNTEKDLQRVVDKASQLLSRTTRAEVVDFTSQADVIARPGHYVIYWEIRGEAEDKALEECCREMDTAFVDYGYVVSRRMNSIGPLELRVVERGTFGKVAERCVGKCGGLNQFKTPRCTTNSVMLNILDDSTIKRFRSSAYN from the exons ATGGAAACTGTAGAAGCTGGGCATGATGATGTTATTGGTTGGTTCGAGCATGTATCGGAGAATGCCTGCAAGGTTCAAAGCGAGACTCTGCGCCGGATTCTTGAGCTCAACTCCGGAGTGGAGTATCTGACGAAATGGCTTGGAACTGTTGATATAGAAAAGATGGACGACTATACCTTGGAAACTCATTTTACTTCCTTGGTGCCTATTGTTTCACATGCTGATTTAGATCCTTATATTCAAAGAATAGCAGAtggagagacttctccattgcttACACAAGAACCCATCACAGTTCTGTCCCTCAG TTCTGGTACAACAGAAGGAAGACAAAAGTATGTTCCGTTTACTCGCCATAGCGCGCAAACTACTCTTCAGATTTTCCGATTATCAGCGGCTTACAGATCAag GTTTTATCCAATAAGGGAAGGAGGGAGGATTCTTGAGTTCATATACGCTGGGAAGGAATTTAAGACGCAAGGAGGATTGACAGTAGGAACGGCCACAGCACATTACTATGCGAGTGAAGAGTTTAAAACTAAGCAAGAGACAACAAAGTCCTTCACTTGTAGCCCACAAGAGGTCATCTCGGGAGGTGATTTTGGGCAGTGCACGTATTGTCATCTCCTACTTGGTCTCCATTACTCCAGCCAAGTAGAGTTTGTCGCCTCTGCTTTTTCATACACCATTGTCCAAGCTTTCTCCTTTTTCGAAGAAATCTGGAGAGAGATATGTGCTGACATCAAGGAAGGCAATCTCAGCTCAAGAATCACTCTGCCCAAGATGAGGAAAACTGTATTGGCTCTGATCAGACCAAACCCGTCTCTAGCTTCCCATATTGAAGAGATCTGCATGGAGCTGGAATCAAATCTCGGATGGTTTGGTTTAATCCCAAAACTATGGCCAAATGCAAAATTCATCTCCTCAATCATGACCGGTTCCATGCTGCCGTACCTGAAAAAACTGAGGCATTACGCTGGCAGCTTGCCTCTGGTGAGCGCAGATTATGGGTCAACCGAGAGCTGGATTGGTGTGAACGTTGATCCTCATCTTCCCCCAGAAGATGTGACCTTTGCCGTGATTCCAACTTTTAGTTACTTCGAGTTTATACCACTTTACAGGCGCCAGAATGAATCAGACATAGGCAGTGACGGTGACTTTGTCGAAGAGAAACCTGTTCCACTTTCACAAGTCAAACTCGGACAAGAGTACGAACTTGTTCTTACCACCTTCACAG GTCTTTACAGGTACAGATTAGGAGACGTCGTTGAAGTAACCGGTTTTCACAAAGGCACACCGAAGCTAAGTTTCATATACAGAAGAAAACTCATCTTAACCATCAACATTGACAAGAACACAGAGAAGGATCTTCAGAGAGTGGTTGATAAGGCGTCTCAGCTTCTGAGCCGAACCACACGAGCAGAAGTTGTTGACTTTACAAGCCAGGCAGACGTTATCGCTCGTCCCGGTCACTACGTCATATACTGGGAAATCAGAGGAGAAGCAGAGGATAAGGCTCTTGAAGAATGCTGCAGGGAGATGGATACTGCTTTTGTGGACTATGGTTACGTTGTGTCGAGGCGCATGAACTCGATCGGACCGCTCGAGCTACGAGTTGTGGAACGAGGCACGTTTGGGAAAGTGGCGGAACGGTGCGTTGGGAAATGCGGTGGCTTGAACCAGTTTAAGACTCCTAGGTGTACGACCAATTCGGTTATGCTTAACATACTTGATGATTCTACTATCAAGAGATTTCGGAGTTCGGCTTATAACTAG
- the LOC104715355 gene encoding protein SYM1-like isoform X1, producing MAALCCCPTTIVAVSGKLPSQIRIADQLPRLSPFKNQRRLITSKRRSLVVVGSIIEDREAIQVKSVNFEPQEERKEDEEEEKGEDRDNDRLMSRGINAAIVLAAGTVAVTKLLSIDHDYWQGWTLYEILRYAPEHNWVAYEQILKTNPVLAKMAISGIVYSLGDWIAQCYEGKPLFEFDRSRVVRSGLVGFTLHGSLSHYYYQFCEALFPFQEWWVVPAKIAFDQTVWSAIWNSIYFTVLGLLRFQSPADIFSEIKPTFWPMITAGWKLWPLAHLVTYGVVPVDQRLLWVDCIELIWVTILSTYSNEKAEAPALEKTNSNSSEVRQLFLFSEPPLQK from the exons ATGGCAGCTCTCTGTTGTTGTCCTACCACCATCGTCGCTGTCTCCGGGAAGCTTCCTTCACAAATTAGAATCGCCGACCAATTACCTAGACTCAGCCCTTTTAAGAATCAGAGACGATTGATTACATCAAAGAGGAGGAGTTTGGTCGTTGTTGGCTCCATCATTGAAGACAGAGAAGCAATCCAAGTGAAAAGTGTTAATTTCGAGCCACAAGAAGAacgaaaagaagatgaagaagaagaaaaaggagaagatagAGATAACGATCGGTTGATGAGTCGAGGAATCAACGCAGCCATAGTTCTCGCCGCCGGTACTGTTGCGGTTACGAAGCTTTTATCCATCGATCATGACTATTGGCAA GGTTGGACTCTGTACGAGATACTTAGGTATGCACCTGAACACAATTGGGTTGCATAtgaacaaattctcaaaacaaaTCCAGTTTTGGCGAAAATGGCCATCAGTGGAATTGTGTATTCTCTTGGAGATTGGATTGCACAA TGCTATGAAGGAAAACCACTATTTGAGTTTGATCGATCTCGTGTAGTTAGATCAGGTCTTGTTGGATTCACTCTCCATGGTTCACTCTCTCATTATTACTACCAATTCTGTGAG gctctctttccttttcaaGAATGGTGGGTAGTCCCTGCAAAAATCGCCTTTGATCAAACCGTGTGGTCTGCGATTTGGAATAGTATCTACTTTACAGTTTTAGGGCTCTTGCGTTTCCAATCTCCAGCTGACATTTTCAGCGAAATCAAGCCTACATTTTGGCCAATGATCACT GCAGGCTGGAAACTCTGGCCATTGGCTCACTTGGTTACATACGGTGTAGTTCCTGTAGACCAAAGGCTTCTTTGGGTGGATTGTATTGAACTCATATGGGTCACTATATTGTCTAC TTATTCAAATGAAAAGGCAGAGGCGCCAGCATTAGAGAAAACAAACTCTAACTCAAGCGAGGTTCGTCAACTGTTCCTTTTCTCTGAGCCCCCTCTTCAAAAATAG